Proteins from a single region of Streptomyces griseiscabiei:
- the tgmA gene encoding putative ATP-grasp-modified RiPP — MRLFVLNYARSAEQLEFSAPYTYDSGLQLNVLADGRIAAHDQGLMRELGATTSTAGSKTHFDD; from the coding sequence ATGCGACTGTTCGTGCTCAACTACGCTCGCTCCGCTGAGCAGTTGGAGTTCAGCGCTCCGTACACCTACGACTCCGGGCTGCAGTTGAACGTGCTGGCCGACGGGCGGATAGCCGCTCATGACCAGGGTCTTATGCGGGAATTGGGGGCGACGACCTCCACCGCGGGTTCGAAGACCCATTTCGACGACTGA